The following coding sequences are from one Collimonas arenae window:
- the aceA gene encoding isocitrate lyase has protein sequence MTTREQQVAALAKDWAENPRWKGVTRNYSAEDVVRLRGSVQIEHTLAKRGAEKLWNLVHNEPFVNALGALTGNQAMQQVKAGLKAIYLSGWQVAGDANLAGEMYPDQSLYPANSVPLVVKRINNTFQRADQIQWSEGKNDIDFFAPIVADAEAGFGGVLNAYELMKSMIDAGAAGVHFEDQLASVKKCGHMGGKVLVPTREAVEKLNAARLAADVSGTSTLVIARTDAEAADLLTSDVDENDKPFLTGERTVEGFFKTRPGIDQAISRALAYSPYADLVWCETGKPDLAFAKKFAEAVHAKFPGKMLAYNCSPSFNWKKNLDDATIAKFQKELGAMGYKFQFITLAGFHALNYSMFNLAHGYARNQMSAFVELQEAEFAAADKGFTAVKHQREVGTGYFDAVTQAIQQGQSSTTALHGSTEDEQFFEAKVA, from the coding sequence ATGACTACACGTGAACAGCAAGTAGCAGCATTGGCCAAGGACTGGGCTGAGAATCCACGCTGGAAAGGCGTTACCCGCAATTACTCTGCGGAAGACGTGGTCCGTTTGCGCGGTTCGGTACAGATCGAACACACGCTGGCAAAGCGCGGCGCCGAAAAACTGTGGAATCTGGTTCACAACGAGCCGTTCGTCAACGCACTCGGCGCATTGACCGGCAACCAGGCGATGCAGCAAGTCAAAGCTGGCTTGAAAGCGATCTACCTGTCCGGCTGGCAAGTGGCCGGCGACGCCAACCTGGCTGGCGAAATGTATCCCGACCAATCGCTGTATCCAGCCAACTCGGTGCCGCTGGTAGTCAAGCGCATCAACAACACGTTCCAGCGCGCTGACCAGATTCAATGGTCGGAAGGCAAAAACGATATCGACTTTTTCGCGCCGATCGTAGCTGATGCGGAAGCCGGTTTCGGCGGTGTGTTGAATGCCTACGAATTGATGAAGTCGATGATCGATGCCGGCGCTGCCGGTGTCCATTTCGAAGACCAACTGGCATCGGTCAAGAAATGCGGCCATATGGGCGGCAAGGTGCTGGTGCCAACCCGCGAAGCAGTCGAGAAGCTGAATGCTGCGCGTCTGGCAGCGGACGTTTCGGGCACGTCGACTCTGGTGATCGCTCGTACCGACGCCGAAGCGGCAGATTTGCTGACTTCCGATGTCGACGAAAACGACAAGCCATTCCTGACCGGCGAGCGCACTGTCGAAGGTTTCTTCAAGACTCGTCCAGGCATCGATCAGGCAATCTCCCGTGCACTGGCCTATTCGCCATATGCCGATCTGGTGTGGTGCGAAACAGGCAAGCCGGACCTGGCTTTTGCCAAGAAATTCGCGGAAGCGGTACATGCCAAGTTCCCAGGCAAGATGCTGGCGTATAACTGCTCGCCATCGTTCAACTGGAAGAAGAACCTGGACGACGCCACTATTGCCAAGTTCCAGAAGGAATTGGGCGCGATGGGCTACAAGTTCCAGTTCATCACGCTGGCCGGTTTCCATGCACTTAATTACTCGATGTTCAACCTGGCGCACGGTTATGCACGCAACCAGATGTCCGCTTTCGTCGAGCTGCAGGAAGCCGAATTCGCCGCCGCCGACAAGGGCTTCACCGCGGTCAAGCATCAGCGCGAAGTCGGCACCGGCTATTTCGATGCAGTGACTCAGGCCATCCAGCAAGGTCAGTCGTCGACTACCGCGTTGCATGGATCGACAGAAGATGAACAATTCTTCGAAGCCAAGGTTGCGTGA
- a CDS encoding ABC transporter ATP-binding protein produces MTIEINIRKHLQAEERGFNLDIALHTDSNRVVLYGPSGAGKSLTLQALAGLLPPDEGLIRLKQNTLFDSAAGICLPPQQRKVAYLFQDYALFPHLTVAQNVAFGLRKGCFNMRRPQQHPAVQKWLASFELSATANSYPHQLSGGQRQRVALARALVLEPDILLLDEPFSALDLGLRERMRRELFELQQRLDVPMMVITHDPADLALLGDAIFEIRDGMIATPEKIHSRI; encoded by the coding sequence ATGACCATCGAAATCAATATCCGCAAGCACCTGCAAGCTGAAGAACGTGGCTTCAACCTGGACATCGCCTTGCACACCGATAGCAATCGCGTGGTGCTGTACGGTCCATCCGGCGCAGGCAAAAGCCTGACGCTGCAAGCGCTTGCTGGTTTGCTGCCCCCTGACGAGGGCCTGATACGACTCAAGCAAAACACGCTGTTCGACAGTGCGGCTGGCATCTGCCTGCCGCCCCAACAGCGCAAGGTGGCGTACCTGTTCCAGGATTACGCGTTGTTTCCGCACCTGACCGTGGCCCAAAACGTCGCTTTCGGCTTGCGCAAGGGATGTTTCAACATGCGCCGTCCACAGCAGCATCCGGCAGTACAGAAGTGGCTTGCGTCGTTTGAACTGAGCGCCACCGCCAACAGCTATCCGCATCAGCTATCCGGCGGCCAACGGCAACGCGTGGCATTGGCCCGGGCATTGGTGTTGGAGCCGGATATCCTGCTGTTGGACGAACCATTTTCCGCGCTCGATCTCGGCTTGCGGGAACGCATGCGGCGCGAACTGTTCGAATTGCAACAGCGCCTGGATGTGCCGATGATGGTGATCACACACGATCCGGCAGATCTTGCACTATTGGGCGACGCCATCTTCGAAATCCGCGACGGCATGATCGCGACGCCCGAGAAAATACACAGCCGGATATAA
- the modB gene encoding molybdate ABC transporter permease subunit, with amino-acid sequence MNIESSVWVALWLSLKVAGWATVLNLLLGVAAAYGLSRWRSSARDLVDAILTLPLVLPPTVLGYYLLVLLGRRGVFGAWLEKWGIELVFTWQGAVIAATIVAFPLVLKSARAAFDNVNPQLENAARVMGVSEAGVFFRVTLPLASKGITAGVLLAFARALGEFGATLMIAGNLPGRTQTLSIAIYEAVQAGDDNTANVLVLITSATCIVVLLVAGWLMPKNQQRRPS; translated from the coding sequence ATGAACATCGAGAGCAGCGTCTGGGTCGCGCTCTGGCTTTCGCTGAAAGTCGCAGGCTGGGCCACCGTGCTCAACCTGCTGCTCGGCGTTGCTGCCGCCTATGGGCTATCGCGCTGGCGCTCTTCTGCACGCGACCTGGTCGACGCCATCCTTACTCTGCCTCTGGTACTGCCGCCGACCGTGCTTGGCTATTACCTGCTGGTGCTACTGGGGCGCCGCGGCGTGTTCGGCGCGTGGTTGGAAAAGTGGGGCATCGAGCTGGTATTCACCTGGCAGGGAGCGGTGATCGCCGCCACCATCGTCGCCTTTCCACTGGTCCTCAAATCGGCGCGTGCCGCATTCGACAACGTCAACCCGCAACTGGAAAACGCCGCGCGCGTAATGGGTGTGTCTGAAGCTGGCGTATTTTTCCGCGTGACGTTGCCATTGGCATCCAAAGGCATCACTGCCGGCGTGTTGCTGGCATTCGCGCGTGCACTCGGCGAATTCGGCGCGACGCTGATGATCGCGGGCAATCTGCCGGGCCGTACCCAGACCTTGTCAATCGCCATCTATGAGGCGGTCCAGGCTGGTGACGACAATACCGCCAACGTACTGGTGTTGATCACGTCGGCGACCTGCATCGTGGTGCTACTCGTCGCTGGCTGGTTGATGCCTAAAAACCAGCAGCGCCGGCCATCGTGA
- a CDS encoding lipase secretion chaperone: MADTSPPDGLQVGADQHLRINRALRDVFDYYLLGGLPGTRAEHMAQLLAHLKGGLPSLAYADAERIAHSYLSYLTAHDALLERQTMPVVTADSKMATPDVERLAAWLAQLSRLRQDTLGIEVAKVWFGDEEVESQRMLEALRGGARTALGSGADDPRQKDFDRLRMLRQQGASQKEQHDMMARQFGAAAAQRFDQLEQEEQAWQVRYAQYRQAADQIRQQVGTAEADRDRQIAALRSQTFASDAERMRAAGLDRQ; this comes from the coding sequence ATGGCCGATACCAGTCCGCCCGACGGATTGCAAGTCGGCGCGGACCAGCATTTGCGTATCAACCGTGCCTTGCGCGACGTGTTCGATTACTACCTGCTGGGCGGTTTGCCCGGAACCAGGGCAGAGCATATGGCGCAACTGCTGGCGCATCTGAAAGGTGGCCTGCCGTCGCTCGCGTATGCCGACGCGGAACGGATTGCCCATTCCTATCTGTCTTATCTGACGGCGCACGATGCGTTGCTGGAGCGCCAGACGATGCCTGTGGTCACGGCTGACAGCAAGATGGCCACGCCGGATGTCGAACGATTGGCCGCCTGGCTGGCGCAGTTGTCGCGGCTGCGTCAGGACACGCTCGGGATCGAAGTCGCAAAGGTCTGGTTTGGCGATGAGGAGGTCGAGTCACAACGGATGCTGGAGGCATTGCGTGGTGGCGCCAGGACCGCACTTGGCAGTGGCGCCGACGATCCCCGTCAAAAAGATTTTGATCGCTTGCGGATGCTGCGTCAGCAAGGCGCCAGCCAGAAAGAGCAGCATGACATGATGGCGCGGCAGTTCGGCGCGGCAGCCGCGCAGCGCTTCGATCAGCTGGAGCAAGAAGAGCAGGCCTGGCAGGTTCGTTACGCGCAATATCGCCAGGCCGCCGACCAGATCCGCCAGCAGGTTGGCACTGCCGAAGCAGATCGCGACCGACAAATAGCCGCCTTGCGCTCGCAGACTTTTGCCAGCGATGCCGAACGTATGAGGGCGGCGGGGTTGGACCGGCAGTGA
- a CDS encoding TonB-dependent receptor, translating to MKTRLLRLSALIALAYGFGIPAAYAQSASKEISGAIHDAQGRPLQDAVVALKDATGNAVGSTKSDQQGYFAFSNIAPGSYAISVDKAAFQSESGTITVADEAGAAANITMKPTATGSVSANEAVVVRADRLDRARNGILVETGSSIYRIGPKEIAAMPQGEDTAFNEVLLRAPGVAQDSFGQLHVRGDHANLQYRLNGIILPESISGFGQTLDTRFVENVSVLTGALPAQYGYRTAGVVDIHTKTGEQVDGGDIGVQVGSNNTRQISGDVSGSTDRFSYYINGSFEANNLGIENPVGTSTALHDRTLQNKGFGYFSYMLDADTRVSLILGNSESRFQIPNSPGQTPGFQLDGVNSYPSADINERQTETNRYGILALQGKLGSDIDYQVAAFSRYSKVLFEPDQVGDLLYTGVASRVLRTGLANGLQADGSYRLNANHTLRAGINYTQERLKNSDDSLTFPADDSGAQLATQPISLSDSSQKTTSQAGIYLQDEWKLSDKVTLNYGARADWVNAYVTASQFSPRIGVVYQMTPQTTFHAGYAKYFTPPASELIGSNTIASFNGTTNASASSQNDPVRAESSDYFDLGVNHQLTQHLTLGLDGYYKKVKNMLDEGQFGSALLYTPFNYARGKVYGLELTLNYRNGNLASYLNLARSTALGKNIVSSQYNFGQDELNYIANNWVHLDHDQSITASTGVSYLWQGTTWTADALFGSGLRSGFANTDHLPAYTEVNLGANHVFSDSPIGKVTTRLSVINVFDKVYEIRDGSGIGVGAPQYGQRRGFYLSMSKSF from the coding sequence ATGAAAACACGCTTGTTGCGGCTGAGCGCCTTGATTGCGCTCGCCTACGGCTTCGGCATCCCTGCTGCCTACGCGCAGTCTGCCTCAAAAGAAATCAGCGGCGCCATCCATGATGCGCAAGGCCGCCCATTGCAGGACGCTGTCGTTGCCCTGAAAGACGCCACCGGTAATGCCGTTGGCAGCACCAAAAGCGATCAGCAAGGGTACTTTGCCTTTAGCAATATCGCACCGGGCAGTTATGCCATCAGCGTAGACAAGGCCGCCTTCCAATCGGAAAGCGGCACGATAACGGTTGCCGACGAAGCCGGTGCGGCCGCCAACATCACGATGAAACCCACTGCCACCGGGAGTGTCTCCGCAAACGAGGCGGTCGTGGTGCGGGCAGATCGCCTGGATCGCGCACGCAACGGCATCCTGGTCGAAACCGGCAGTAGCATCTATCGAATCGGCCCCAAGGAGATCGCTGCCATGCCGCAAGGCGAAGACACCGCATTTAACGAAGTGCTGTTGCGCGCACCGGGCGTTGCGCAAGATTCTTTCGGCCAGTTGCATGTGCGCGGCGATCACGCCAACCTGCAGTACCGGCTGAACGGCATCATCCTGCCCGAGAGCATTTCCGGTTTCGGCCAGACACTGGATACCCGCTTTGTTGAAAACGTCAGCGTGCTCACCGGTGCGCTGCCGGCGCAGTATGGGTACCGTACTGCCGGCGTGGTGGATATCCATACCAAGACTGGCGAGCAGGTCGATGGCGGCGATATCGGCGTGCAGGTCGGCAGCAACAACACACGCCAGATCAGCGGTGATGTCAGCGGCAGCACCGACCGCTTCAGCTATTACATCAACGGCTCGTTCGAAGCCAACAATCTCGGCATCGAAAATCCGGTCGGCACATCGACGGCGTTGCACGACCGGACATTGCAAAACAAGGGTTTCGGTTACTTCTCCTACATGCTCGACGCAGACACCCGCGTCAGCCTGATCCTGGGAAATTCCGAAAGCCGTTTTCAGATACCAAACAGCCCCGGGCAGACGCCAGGCTTCCAGCTTGACGGCGTGAACAGTTACCCGTCAGCCGATATCAACGAACGTCAGACCGAGACTAATCGCTACGGCATTCTTGCCTTGCAAGGCAAGCTGGGCAGCGATATTGATTACCAGGTGGCGGCGTTCAGCCGTTATTCGAAAGTGCTGTTCGAGCCCGACCAGGTCGGCGATCTGTTGTATACCGGCGTCGCTTCGCGGGTGTTGCGTACTGGCCTGGCAAATGGTTTGCAGGCCGACGGCAGTTATCGCCTGAATGCCAATCACACTTTGCGCGCCGGTATCAATTACACGCAGGAGCGCTTGAAGAATAGTGACGATTCCCTGACGTTCCCGGCCGACGACAGTGGCGCGCAGTTGGCGACGCAACCGATCTCGCTTTCCGACAGTAGCCAGAAAACCACCAGTCAGGCCGGTATCTACCTGCAGGATGAATGGAAGCTGAGCGACAAGGTGACCCTCAACTACGGCGCCCGCGCCGATTGGGTTAATGCCTATGTCACCGCGAGCCAGTTCAGTCCGCGTATCGGCGTGGTCTATCAAATGACGCCGCAGACCACTTTCCATGCCGGTTACGCCAAGTACTTCACACCGCCAGCCAGCGAACTGATCGGCTCTAACACCATCGCCAGCTTCAACGGCACCACCAACGCATCCGCCAGTAGCCAGAACGATCCGGTGCGGGCCGAGAGTTCTGATTACTTCGACCTTGGCGTCAATCACCAGCTGACGCAGCACCTGACGCTGGGCCTCGATGGCTATTACAAGAAGGTCAAGAACATGCTGGACGAAGGACAGTTCGGCTCGGCCTTGCTGTATACCCCGTTCAACTACGCGCGGGGCAAGGTCTATGGCCTGGAGCTGACGCTGAACTATCGCAATGGCAATCTGGCGTCCTATCTGAACCTGGCGCGCTCGACAGCACTCGGCAAGAACATCGTGTCGAGCCAGTACAACTTCGGCCAGGATGAACTGAACTACATCGCCAACAACTGGGTGCACCTGGACCACGACCAGAGCATTACAGCATCAACCGGCGTCTCTTATCTGTGGCAGGGCACAACCTGGACCGCCGATGCACTGTTCGGTAGCGGCCTGCGCAGCGGCTTCGCCAATACTGATCATCTGCCGGCGTACACTGAAGTCAACCTCGGCGCCAATCATGTGTTCAGCGACAGCCCGATCGGCAAGGTCACCACGCGCTTGAGCGTGATCAACGTATTCGACAAGGTCTACGAGATCCGCGACGGTTCCGGCATCGGCGTCGGTGCGCCGCAGTATGGGCAGCGCCGCGGCTTCTATCTGTCCATGAGCAAGTCGTTCTAA
- a CDS encoding PaaI family thioesterase → MPTREETQAQWLAQEAAVRAKLTAPGVSTLEQLKQCSGIEFLQRILDGELPPPPIAQTLDFTLIEAEPGRIVFQGTPGMQHYNPIGSVHGGYFCTLLDSALGCAVQSTLPRGSGYTTLELKVNLIRALTDKTGPVRAIGKVIQVGGRVGVAEAEIVDADGKIYAHGTTTCLVFPLP, encoded by the coding sequence ATGCCAACTCGTGAAGAAACACAGGCGCAATGGCTGGCTCAGGAAGCTGCCGTCCGCGCCAAACTGACCGCCCCCGGCGTCTCAACGCTGGAACAACTGAAGCAATGCAGCGGCATCGAATTTTTGCAACGCATACTTGATGGTGAATTGCCGCCCCCACCCATCGCGCAAACACTGGATTTCACGCTGATTGAGGCAGAACCGGGCCGCATTGTTTTCCAGGGGACGCCTGGCATGCAGCATTACAATCCGATCGGCAGCGTTCATGGCGGCTATTTCTGCACCTTGCTCGATTCGGCACTCGGTTGCGCGGTGCAATCGACACTGCCCAGAGGCAGCGGCTACACCACGCTCGAATTAAAGGTCAATCTGATACGCGCACTCACCGACAAGACCGGCCCTGTGCGTGCTATCGGCAAGGTGATCCAGGTCGGCGGCCGGGTTGGCGTGGCGGAAGCGGAGATCGTCGATGCTGACGGCAAAATCTATGCGCATGGCACTACCACCTGCCTGGTTTTCCCGCTGCCCTAA
- a CDS encoding lipase family alpha/beta hydrolase, translating into MGPAQGVLPSLFGSAAAATYAQTKYPIVLVHGLSGTSKYFGVIDYWWQIPNDLRANGATVYVADVAAFNSDEQRGEELLKQISSVLAATGATKVNLIAHSQGGTTSRYAAAVKPQWIASVTTIGTPHAGTPVADTVAMTPQALKNLLADGTSVLGSLLSLFVGNPQPQDPLAALNGLTTAGAADFNRRYPSAGVPASCSSKSGAVSEVRNGNTQLLYSWTGNQAGTNLLDVTDPIMVLGSVIIKTSGAGDNDGLVPVCSARFGRELGVYGWNHLDEVNQLFGLRGLFSADPVVTIRTQANRLKTAGL; encoded by the coding sequence ATGGGGCCGGCCCAAGGTGTGTTGCCGAGCCTGTTCGGCAGCGCTGCTGCCGCAACCTACGCCCAGACCAAATATCCGATTGTGTTGGTACATGGCCTCAGTGGCACGTCCAAGTACTTCGGCGTAATCGACTACTGGTGGCAAATCCCAAACGACCTGCGCGCCAATGGCGCCACGGTTTATGTCGCAGATGTCGCGGCATTCAACAGCGACGAACAGCGTGGTGAAGAATTACTGAAGCAGATCAGCAGCGTGCTGGCCGCCACCGGCGCTACCAAAGTCAACCTGATTGCGCACAGCCAGGGCGGTACGACCTCGCGCTACGCCGCCGCAGTCAAGCCGCAATGGATCGCCTCCGTCACTACGATTGGCACGCCGCATGCCGGAACGCCGGTAGCCGATACCGTGGCGATGACGCCGCAGGCATTGAAGAATCTGCTGGCGGATGGCACGTCGGTGCTGGGATCGTTGCTGAGTTTGTTTGTCGGCAATCCGCAGCCGCAAGATCCGCTGGCGGCACTGAACGGCTTGACCACGGCTGGCGCGGCCGATTTCAACCGGCGTTATCCAAGTGCCGGTGTACCTGCCAGCTGCAGCAGCAAGAGTGGCGCCGTATCCGAAGTCCGTAACGGCAACACGCAGTTGCTGTACTCGTGGACCGGCAACCAGGCTGGGACCAACCTGCTGGATGTGACCGATCCGATCATGGTGCTCGGCAGCGTCATCATCAAGACATCCGGTGCCGGCGATAACGATGGCTTGGTGCCGGTTTGCAGCGCACGTTTCGGGCGCGAACTGGGCGTCTATGGCTGGAACCATCTGGATGAAGTCAACCAGTTGTTCGGCCTGCGCGGCCTGTTCAGCGCCGATCCGGTGGTGACTATCCGGACCCAGGCCAATCGCCTTAAGACGGCCGGTCTGTAG